In Miscanthus floridulus cultivar M001 chromosome 5, ASM1932011v1, whole genome shotgun sequence, one genomic interval encodes:
- the LOC136449421 gene encoding uncharacterized protein isoform X1, which yields MHLLNWLPELFVNLVAAYNQFTMMALNLQREITMDWSSSAWYLSLYWDIQMEQMQNEDMILAYEKQWQNEKTVLCLKPWALYGHKQVTDQKVELQPWPSFSCYPTKACANALSYIEVSADSKYHKCECWLNIHSICVLTRVAGCWHFLLVLLSLKWSAQLLDLDAMRRLYFSLHVQEQKALYVQTWRLVNVLDWCQIHSINLNQVCFSEIQQLVGIHWKEIRNELRDNGTPPVQLKKASRGTNLQLLPVNFQSYILVCEVLPVKPKVLLYFTCRTCRTGGMHSVFLTHDQPLLLELVDTKEDVRAALLLMPLWPSPTIPEPWPPCVSDILSSSEQATHIQCQSSMFQFQKFLVWLHQKLIVVLWISIIKDWQVILWDPCGANLDHQTCGISLADLQPMLVV from the coding sequence ATGCACTTGCTGAATTGGTTGCCTGAGTTATTTGTCAATCTTGTTGCTGCCTATAATCAGTTTACTATGATGGCTCTGAATTTGCAAAGAGAAATCACCATGGACTGGTCCAGTTCTGCATGGTACCTGTCATTGTATTGGGATATTCAGATGGAACAAATGCAGAATGAGGATATGATACTTGCTTATGAGAAGCAATGGCAAAATGAGAAGACGGTCTTATGCTTGAAACCGTGGGCACTGTATGGGCATAAGCAGGTCACAGACCAGAAAGTTGAGCTCCAGCCTTGGCCGTCTTTCAGTTGCTATCCAACTAAAGCTTGTGCTAATGCATTGAGTTATATTGAAGTGAGTGCAGATTCCAAGTATCACAAGTGTGAGTGCTGGCTTAATATTCACTCCATATGTGTATTGACTCGTGTAGCAGGCTGTTGGCATTTTTTGTTAGTACTGTTATCTCTAAAGTGGTCTGCACAGCTCCTAGATCTGGATGCAATGAGAAGGTTGTACTTCAGTTTGCATGTTCAGGAACAGAAAGCTCTATATGTGCAGACTTGGAGGCTCGTAAATGTACTGGACTGGTGCCAGATTCACAGCATCAATCTAAATCAGGTTTGCTTCAGTGAAATTCAGCAACTGGTTGGCATTCATTGGAAGGAAATTCGAAATGAACTTCGCGACAATGGGACACCACCTGTGCAACTAAAGAAGGCATCCAGAGGTACTAATCTGCAGCTGTTACCTGTGAATTTTCAGTCATATATATTGGTGTGTGAGGTACTGCCAGTGAAGCCAAAAGTGCTGCTGTATTTTACCTGTAGAACCTGTAGAACAGGTGGCATGCACTCTGTATTTCTCACGCATGACCAACCACTCTTGTTGGAATTGGTTGACACTAAGGAAGATGTTCGAGCTGCTTTGCTACTGATGCCTCTATGGCCATCACCAACTATACCAGAACCATGGCCACCATGTGTTAGTGACATACTCAGTAGCAGTGAGCAAGCAACTCATATACAATGTCAGAGCAGTATGTTTCAGTTTCAGAAATTTCTAGTGTGGTTGCATCAGAAGTTGATTGTCGTGCTCTGGATTAGCATCATCAAGGATTGGCAAGTGATTTTGTGGGATCCATGTGGTGCTAACCTTGACCATCAGACTTGTGGTATTTCTCTTGCAGACCTGCAGCCCATGCTGGTGGTATAA